In Excalfactoria chinensis isolate bCotChi1 chromosome 3, bCotChi1.hap2, whole genome shotgun sequence, one DNA window encodes the following:
- the FILIP1 gene encoding filamin-A-interacting protein 1 isoform X3, protein MLVDERQMHIEQLDQQSQKIQDLNQKLKEEEEKLKIVTAKTKEDGQKLMRLETELEHKTSSFSQEHEEMTAKLANQESHNRQLRLKLVGLTHRIEELEETNRSLQKAEEELQELRDKIAKGECGNSSLMAEVENLRKRVLEMEGKDEEITKTESQCKELKNKLQEEEHHNKELKLEVEKLQKRMSELEKLEEAFSKSKSECTQLHLNLEKEKNLTKDLINELELVKTRVKDLEASESKLEKAEISLKDDLTKLKSFTVMLVDERKNMMEKIKQEEKRVEGLNKNFKVEQGKVMDVTEKLIEESKKFLKLKSEMEEKVSVLTKERDELIVKLKSEEEKSSELSCRFDLLKKRIDGMEEVEREITRGRARKGPEHGCQEDNKIKELTIEIERLKKRLKQLEVVEGDLMKTEDEYDQLEQKFRTEQDKANLLSQQLEEMKLQIAKNKAIEKGEAVSQEAELRHRFRLEEAKSRDLKAEVQALKEKIHELMNKEDQLSQLQVDYSVLQQRFIEEENKNKSMGQEVLNLTRELELSKRYSRALRPSINGRRMVDVPVTSTGVQTDAVSSEAAEEETPAVFIRKSFQEENHIMSNLRQVGLKKPMERSSVLERYPPAANELAMRKSWIPWMRKREPGAQTSPDKGARTHGNTAHPGEVVLSPKQGQPLHIRVTPDHENSTATLEITSPTSEEFFSSTTVIPTLGNQKPRITIIPSPNIMPSKGKGNESPLGPDRSMSPVTITTFSREKSPEGGRVPFADRPASPIQIMTVSTSAAPAEISVSPQSQDMTMGRAVFKVTPEKQTVPSPIRKYNSNANIITTEDNKIHIHLGSQFKRSPAAAPDSASPVITVRPVNIAAEKEVVTGTVLRSPRNNLSPRPAASKVTSTITITPVTTSSTRGTQSVTAQDGSSLRPTPTRIPVSKGMKAGKPVVAASGAGNVTKFEPRAETQSMKIELKKSSASGSGSLGGGQG, encoded by the exons ATGCTGGTGGATGAAAGACAAATGCATATTGAACAACTTGATCAACAAAGCCAGAAAATACAAGATTTAAATCAAAAactaaaggaagaagaagaaaagcttaaaattgttactgcaaaaacaaaagaagatggACAAAAACTGATGCGGTTAGAAACAGAACTTGAACACAAAACATCATCATTTTCTCAAGAACATGAAGAGATGACTGCTAAACTGGCTAATCAAGAGTCACATAATAGACAGCTAAGGCTCAAGTTGGTTGGGTTGACTCACAGAATAGAGGAGCtagaggaaacaaacagaagtctTCAAAAAGCTGAGGAGGAACTTCAGGAACTAAGAGATAAAATAGCAAAAGGGGAATGTGGGAACTCTAGTTTAATGGCAGAAGTTGAAAACCTCCGCAAGCGTGTACTTGAAATGGAGGGAAAAGATGAAGAGATCACAAAAACCGAATCCCAGTGtaaagagctgaaaaataaactgcaggAGGAAGAGCACCACAACAAAGAGTTGAAACTTGAAGTGGAAAAGTTGCAGAAGAGAATGTCAGAACTAGAGAAGCTGGAAGAGGCTTTCAGTAAAAGTAAGTCTGAATGCACTCAGCTACACTTAAActtggagaaagagaagaatttaACTAAGGATTTGATAAATGAGTTGGAACTGGTTAAGACTCGAGTGAAAGACCTCGAGGCATCAGAAAGTAAGttggaaaaagctgaaataagcTTAAAAGATGACCTAACGAAGCTGAAGTCATTTACTGTAATGTTGGTTGATGAACGGAAAAAtatgatggaaaaaataaagcaggaggaaaaaagggtTGAGGGTCTAAACAAGAATTTTAAAGTTGAACAAGGGAAAGTTATGGATGTAACGGAGAAACTGatagaagaaagtaagaaattcttgaaactgaaatcagaaatgGAGGAAAAGGTGTCTGTTTTGACAAAAGAAAGGGATGAGTTAATTGTTAAACTgaaaagtgaagaagaaaaatcctcaGAACTAAGCTGTCGATTTGATCTGTTAAAGAAAAGAATTGATGGTATGGAGGAAGTGGAGAGAGAAATTACAAGAGGTCGAGCCAGAAAAGGACCAGAGCATGGCTGCCAGGAGGACAACAAGATTAAGGAACTTACTATTGAAattgaaagactgaaaaaacgGCTCAAACAACTAGAAGTGGTTGAAGGAGATTTGATGAAGACAGAAGATGAATATGATCAGCTAGAGCAGAAATTTAGGACTGAGCAGGATAAAGCTAACTTACTTTCTCAACAGCTGGAGGAGATGAAGCTCCAGATtgccaaaaacaaagcaatagaAAAAGGTGAAGCAGTGAGCCAGGAGGCAGAACTGAGGCACAGGTTTCGTCTGGAAGAGGCTAAAAGCAGAGATTTGAAAGCAGAAGTTCAagctcttaaagaaaaaatccatGAGCTGATGAACAAAGAAGACCAGCTTTCTCAGCTCCAAGTTGATTATTCAGTTCTGCAGCAAAGGTttatagaagaagaaaataaaaacaagagcaTGGGGCAGGAAGTTCTGAATCTAACGAGAGAGTTAGAACTTTCTAAGCGTTACAGCCGTGCTCTGAGGCCCAGCATAAATGGACGAAGAATGGTTGATGTTCCTGTGACATCCACAGGTGTGCAAACAGATGCTGTGAGCAGTGAAGCAGCAGAAGAAGAAACTCCAGCTGTGTTTATACGGAAATCCTTCCAGGAGGAGAACCACATTATGAGCAATCTGCGACAGGTAGGTCTGAAAAAACCCATGGAGCGTTCTTCAGTGCTTGAGAGATACCCCCCAGCAGCAAATGAACTTGCAATGAGGAAATCCTGGATACCGTGGATGAGAAAGAGGGAACCTGGCGCTCAGACTAGTCCAGATAAAGGAGCCCGAACCCACGGTAACACAGCACATCCTGGGGAGGTTGTCCTTTCACCAAAGCAGGGTCAGCCTCTTCATATTCGGGTGACACCAGACCACGAGAACAGCACAGCTACTTTGGAGATAACCAGCCCAACCTCAGAGGAATTTTTTTCAAGTACCACTGTCATTCCTACTTTGGGAAATCAGAAGCCACGGATAACCATCATTCCCTCTCCAAATATTATGCCCTcgaaaggaaaaggaaatgaaagccCACTGGGCCCAGACCGTTCCATGTCTCCAGTCACTATAACAACATTCTCCAGAGAAAAGTCTCCAGAGGGAGGCAGAGTACCTTTCGCTGACAGACCTGCATCACCAATTCAGATTATGACAGTGTCAAcatctgcagcaccagcagaaatCTCTGTTTCTCCGCAGTCACAAGATATGACCATGGGAAGGGCTGTTTTCAAAGTAAcgccagaaaaacaaactgtccCATCTCCGATCCGTAAATACAACTCCAACGCTAATATTATTACAACAGAAGACAACAAAATCCACATCCATTTGGGTTCCCAGTTTAAGcgctctcctgctgctgcaccagACAGTGCAAGTCCTGTGATAACAGTCCGACCAGTGAACATagcagctgaaaaagaagttgtCACTGGTACTGTCCTACGGTCACCCAGGAACAACCTGTCCCCACGGCCTGCAGCAAGCAAGGTGACAAGTACTATCACTATAACACCTGTGACTACATCCTCCACACGAGGAACGCAGTCAGTG ACAGCACAGGATGGGTCATCCCTGAGACCTACACCCACCCGTATTCCCGTGTCAAAAGGTATGAAAGCAGGAAAGCCAGTAGTGGCAGCCTCGGGAGCAGGAAATGTGACAAAATTCGAGCCTCGTGCCGAGACTCAGTCTATGAAAATAGAACTGAAGAAATCTTCAGCCAGTGGCTCTGGCTCCCTGGGCGGGGGTCAGGGCTGA